One window of the Diachasmimorpha longicaudata isolate KC_UGA_2023 chromosome 9, iyDiaLong2, whole genome shotgun sequence genome contains the following:
- the LOC135166262 gene encoding neural-cadherin isoform X7, which produces MVDPLKLFWVITNSTYLVTKFIRIGIADKNDNPPYFDKSLYEAEVDENEDIQHTVLTVTAKDHDESSRIRYEITSGNLGGAFAVKNMTGAIYVAGALDYETRKRYELKLTASDNLKENYTTVVIHVKDVNDNPPVFERPTYRTQITEEDDRTLPKRVLQVLATDGDKDRPQNIVYFLTGQGIDPNNPANSKFDINRTTGEIYVLKPLDRDQPNGRPQWRFTVFAQDEGGEGLVGYADVQVNLKDINDNAPVFLQGVYHGNVTENGTSGMLVMTMTAIDYDDPSEGTNAKLIYSIEKNVIEEETGSPIFEIEQETGVIKTAVCCLDRERTPDYSIQIVAVDGGSLKGTGTASIRVKDINDMPPQFTKDEWFTEVDETEGTTLPEMPILTVTVHDDDETNKFQYKVLDNSGFGADKFTMVRNNDGTGSLKIVQPLDFEDQLQSNGFRFRIQVNDKGEDNDNDKYHVAYSWVVVKLRDINDNPPLFEKANIETTVLEDASVGSSLETFRATDPDQGGKSKVSYAIDRSSDRKRQFHINENGTVTIQRSLDREETPRHQIKILAIDDGIPPKTSTATLTVIVQDINDNPPTFLKDYRPVLPEFATPRRVVEILATDNDDRSRSNGPPFTFRMDPNADDIIRASFKVESDNKGANGDGMAIVSSLRTFDREQQKEYLIPIIIKDSGNPLMAGTSTLTIVIGDINDNKMQPGSKDIFVYNYAGQSPDTEIGRVYVYDLDDWDLPDKKFYWEGLEHAQFKLDEDSGMISMKSGTHDGKYHLRFKVYDRKHTQTDVPANVTVTVKTIPHDAVLNSGSIRIAGISDEDFIRVWNYKDSKVTRSKADLFRDKLANLLNIDRDNVDVFSVQMRRKYPPVTDIRFAAHGSPYYKPVRLNGIVLMHREEIERDVGINITMVGIDECLYENHMCQGSCTNTLDINNLPYMVNANKTALVGVRVDVIAQCTCGARNFSTTESCRTSPCYNGGRCIEGRFGLTCQCPAGYNGPRCQQTTRSFKGTGWAWYPALEMCDNSHLSFEFITRRPDGLLLYNGPIVPPETDEIMVSDFISVELERGIPRLLIDFGSGTLELKVKTKRPLDDGEWHRLDIFWTTETVRLVVDFCKSAEISELEDGTPPAFDDSSCQATGTVPPFNEYLNVNAPLQIGGWFIEQFDQHQFKWKAMPNGKLFDGCIRNLFHNSKLYDLAHPGLSRNSATGCPQTDEICNNQESTFRCWEHGTCVGSFTEARCQCNPGWTGPSCMTPTIPTTFKQQSYVKYALSFEPDKYSTQIQLRFRTRESQGELFRVSDQHNREYAILEIKGSTLQFRYNLNSLRTEERDIWLSAIAIDDGQWHTVRVSRYGSAATLELDGGEGRRFNETFSFEGHQWLLVDKQEGVYAGGKAEYTGVRTFEVYADYQKGCLDDIRLEGKHLPLPPAMNGTQWGQATMARNLERMCPSNKPCANVLCPDPFECIDLWNEHACTCGEGRIRTPDGKDCTDKNECIDYPCLNGGRCINKEPDLRYKCICPESFWGENCELVQEGQTLKLSMGALAAILVCLLIILVLVLIFVVYNRRRESHIKYPGPDDDVRENIINYDDEGGGEDDMTAFDITPLQIPIGGPIPEIGGKMAPCKVAYPLGPEPNVGMFIEDHKKRADSDPNAPPFDDLRNYAYEGGGSTAGSLSSLASGTDDEQHEYEYLGAWGPRFDKLADMYGPTEESEEEE; this is translated from the exons TGACGAAATTCATTAGAATTGGAATCGCCGACAAAAACGATAATCCACCGTACTTTGACAAGAGCCTCTACGAGGCGGAGGTAGACGAGAATGAGGACATTCAACACACTGTACTCACTGTCACCGCCAAGGATCACGACGAAT CCTCGCGTATTCGATATGAGATTACAAGCGGTAACCTAGGTGGTGCATTCGCGGTGAAGAACATGACTGGGGCAATTTATGTTGCGGGTGCACTGGATTACGAAACGAGGAAGCGG TACGAGCTCAAATTAACAGCATCAGACAACCTCAAGGAGAACTACACAACAGTAGTTATTCATGTTAAAGATGTTAATGATAATCCACCAGTGTTTGAACGGCCAACTTACAGAACACAAATCACTGAGGAGGATGACAGAACTTTACCGAAACGTGTTCTTCAG GTACTGGCAACCGACGGCGATAAGGACAGGCCCCAGAATATTGTTTACTTCTTGACCGGTCAGGGAATTGATCCCAACAATCCGGCAAACAGCAAGTTCGATATAAATCGTACAACTGGAGAAATTTATGTTTTGAAG CCACTGGACAGAGATCAGCCCAATGGTAGACCCCAGTGGAGATTTACGGTGTTTGCTCAAGACGAGGGTGGCGAGGGTCTTGTTGGTTATGCTGATGTCCAAGTGAATCTCAAGGACATCAACGATAATGCACCCGTGTTCCTGCAGGGAGTTTATCATGGAAATGTCACGGAGAATGGCACATCAG GAATGCTGGTAATGACCATGACCGCCATTGACTACGACGATCCAAGTGAAGGAACAAACGCCAAGTTAATATACTCAATCGAGAAGAACGTAATCGAAGAGGAGACTGGCTCGCCGATATTCGAAATCGAGCAAGAAACAGGTGTCATAAAGACAGCAGTCTGTTGTCTCGACAGAGAGCGAACACCAGATTATTCTATACAGATAGTAGCGGTGGATGGTGGATCGTTAAAGG GTACGGGTACCGCATCGATACGAGTGAAAGATATAAATGACATGCCACCACAATTTACCAAGGACGAGTGGTtcacagaagttgatgaaACTGAGGGAACGACTCTACCAGAAATGCCGATTCTCACAGTCACTGTACATGACGACGATGAGACCAACAAATTTCAGTACAAG GTACTTGACAATAGTGGATTTGGAGCAGACAAGTTCACTATGGTAAGAAACAATGATGGCACTGGATCGTTGAAAATTGTACAGCCATTAGACTTTGAAGATCAACTGCAGAGTAATGGATTTCGATTCAGAATTCAAGTCAACGACAAG GGTGAGGATAATGATAATGACAAGTATCATGTGGCCTACTCGTGGGTTGTCGTTAAATTGAGAGACATTAATGACAATCCACCACTATTTGAAAAAGCAAACATTGAAACAACTGTACTTGAGGATGCGAGCGTTGGTAGTAGTTTAGAAACATTCAGAGCCACTGATCCGGATCAGGGGGGTAAGAGCAAAGTATCTTACGCCATAGACCGAAGTTCAGACCGCAAACGACAGTTTCACATCAACGAAAATGGCACAGTCACCATTCAACGAAGTCTGGACCGCGAGGAAACACCACGACATCAA ataaaaattctcgCAATCGACGATGGAATACCCCCAAAAACATCCACTGCTACGTTAACCGTTATCGTACAAGATATAAACGATAATCCACCAACATTCCTGAAGGATTACAGGCCAGTACTCCCTGAATTTGCAACACCAAGaagagttgttgaaattttaGCAACAGACAATGACGACAGGTCAAGAAGCAATGGCCCACCATTTACATTTCGCATGGATCCAAATGCAGATGACATAATCAGAGCAAGTTTCAAAGTTGAGAGTGATAACAAAGGGGCTAATGGAGACGGAATGGCCATTGTATCATCACTGAGGACTTTCGACAGAGAACAGCAGAAGGAATATTTAATACCCATTATTATCAAAGACTCGGGTAACCCACTGATGGCTGGTACGAGTACTCTGACTATTGTCATCGGTGACATTAACGATAACAAAATGCAGCCGGGCTCGAAAGATATCTTTGTTTACAATTATGCG GGACAATCTCCAGACACGGAAATAGGTCGAGTTTATGTTTATGATCTGGATGACTGGGACTTGCcagataaaaaattctattgggaGGGCCTGGAGCACGCCCAATTTAAGCTCGACGAGGATTCAGGAATGATATCAATGAAATCAGGGACACACGATGGAAAATATCACCTGCGATTTAAAGTTTACGACAGAAAGCACACGCAAACCGATGTACCAGCTAATGTTACCGTTACAGTTAAAACAATACCTCATGATGCTGTCCTTAATTCCGGTTCAATTCGAATAGCGGGAATATCCGACGAGGATTTCATTCGCGTGTGGAATTACAAGGATTCTAAAGTGACTCGTAGTAAAGCGGATTTGTTTAGAGATAAACTCGctaatttattgaacattgATAGGGACAATGTTGATGTGTTTAGTGTACAGATGAGAAGAAAATATCCACCAGTGACTGATATAAGATTTGCAGCGCATGGATCACCGTATTATAAACCAGTTAGATTAAATGGTATTGTTCTCATGCATCGCGAGGAAATTGAGAGAGATGTTGGCATCAACATAACAATGGTGGGAATCGATGAGTGTCTGTATGAAAATCACATGTGCCAAGGAAGTTGTACTAATACTCtcgatattaataatttaccgTACATGGTTAATGCTAATAAGACAGCACTAGTTGGAGTTCGTGTTGATGTGATTGCACAGTGCACTTGTGGTGCGAGAAACTTTAGTACAACTGAGTCGTGTAGAACGAGTCCATGTTACAATGGGGGTAGGTGCATCGAGGGACGATTTGGATTAAC ATGCCAATGCCCAGCGGGTTACAATGGACCCAGATGTCAACAGACTACCAGAAGTTTCAAAGGTACTGGGTGGGCTTGGTATCCGGCCCTGGAGATGTGTGACAATAGCCATCTTAGTTTTGAGTTTATCACACGAAGACCCGACGGTTTGTTACTCTACAATGGACCCATTGTACCACCAGAGACTGATGAAATTATGGTTTCTG ATTTTATATCTGTGGAGTTGGAGCGGGGCATTCCGAGATTGCTGATTGATTTCGGTTCTGGTACATTGGAGCTGAAGGTGAAGACCAAGAGGCCGTTGGATGATGGGGAATGGCATCGGTTAGATATCTTTTGGACGACAGAG ACAGTGAGACTTGTCGTCGACTTCTGCAAATCCGCTGAGATATCAGAATTGGAAGATGGAACACCGCCCGCATTCGATGACAGTTCGTGTCAAGCAACTGGAACAGTACCGCCCTTTAACGAATATCTCAATGTCAATGCACCCTTACAAATAGGGGGATGGTTTATAGAGCAATTCGACCAGCACCAGTTCAAGTGGAAAGCCATGCCCAATGGGAAGCTATTCGATGGTTGCATAAGGAATCTATTTCACAATAGTAAATTATACGATCTTGCGCATCCGGGATTGTCAAGGAACAGTGCGACAGGTTGTCCCCAGACAGATGAAATTTGCAATAATCAGGAATCAACGTTCAGATGCTGGGAGCATGGCACTTGTGTTGGAAGCTTCACTGAGGCCAGATGTCAGTGTAATCCGGGATGGACTGGACCCAGTTGTATGACCCCTACGATTCCCACGACGTTTAAACAACAGAGTTATGTGAAATATGCACtctccttcgagccggataagTACTCAACGCAAATCCAACTCAGGTTCAGGaccagagagagtcagggagaacTTTTCCGAGTCAGCGATCAGCATAACAGGGAATACGCTATTTTAGAG ATCAAAGGAAGTACCCTACAATTCAGGTACAATCTGAACAGTTTGAGAACCGAGGAGAGGGATATTTGGCTGAGTGCCATTGCCATTGACGATGGTCAATGGCATACCGTTAGAGTATCCAGATACGGTTCAGCAGCGACACTGGAATTGGATGGGGGTGAAGGCAGGCGATTCAATGAGACATTCTCCTTTGAAGGCCATCAATGGCTTCTGGTTGATAAGCAAGAGGGTGTTTACGCGGGTGGTAAAGCTGAATACACTGGAGTGAGAACGTTTGAAGTTTATGCTGATTACCAAAAAG GCTGTCTCGATGATATTCGCCTCGAGGGAAAACACTTGCCATTACCACCAGCTATGAATGGTACACAGTGGGGCCAAGCAACAATGGCCAGGAATCTCGAGAGAATGTGCCCATCCAATAAACCATGTGCCAATGTACTCTGTCCAGATCCATTCGAGTGCATCGATCTCTGGAACGAGCATGCTTGCAC GTGTGGTGAGGGAAGAATACGTACACCCGATGGTAAAGACTGTACGGATAAGAACGAGTGCATTGATTACCCCTGTTTGAATGGAGGTAGATGCATAAATAAAGAGCCAGATCTTCGCTATAAGTGCATTTGCCCGGAGAGTTTCTGGGGTGAAAATTGCGAACTTGTGCAGGAGGGACAGACGTTGAAACTCAGCATGGGGGCGTTGGCTGCTATTCTAGTTTGTTTGCTCATTATTCTTG TTCTAGTCTTAATTTTCGTCGTCTACAACAGAAGAAGAGAATCTCATATTAAATACCCAGGCCCTGACGACGATGTGAGAGAAAATATCATCAATTATGATGACGAAGGGGGTGGAGAGGATGATATGACAGCATTCGATATAACTCCGTTACAAATTCCTATCGGTGGTCCTATACCTGAGATTGGTGGCAAGATGGCACCATGCAAAGTGGCCT ATCCCCTGGGGCCAGAGCCCAATGTTGGAATGTTCATCGAGGATCACAAGAAGCGTGCTGACAGCGATCCCAATGCTCCGCCCTTTGATGATCTCCGAAATTACGCGTACGAAGGTGGTGGCAGTACTGCGGGCTCCCTATCATCATTAGCATCGG GCACCGATGACGAACAGCACGAGTACGAGTACTTGGGTGCATGGGGCCCGAGGTTCGATAAATTAGCAGACATGTACGGCCCAACCGAAGAGAGCGAGGAAGAGGAATAA
- the LOC135166264 gene encoding uncharacterized protein LOC135166264 isoform X1, translated as MECRCEVAVNLVNNFRYCKRKISRLRYPKSLYDSLEPVKMDAVRDCIECINFHWIAMVGAGMYAHIRQICVIGLCFEHENLVPFQPTHASLIFTFSVLSLLAEFKPWPSSLKEPPVLLLYLYEMLVAAFVTNLSTRIVWMPLISSLWCLTQESSKFLYWANSKAGLDSYSHLTNVAGYLIKEDAVTHMSVCMSILSFVWMLDATESLDVILDCWAKVETTVSRMFRKRLRNRRICFEDPEVTDFFIYDAALHSIS; from the exons atggaatgtcGGTGTGAAGTTGCAGTTAACCTCGTCAACAATTTTAGATATTgcaaacgaaaaatttcgagattaCGATACCCTAAATCCCTTTATGATTCACTGGAGCCAGTCAAAATGGATGCAGTGAGAGACTGCATAGAGTGCATTAATTTCCATTGGATAGCGATGGTCGGCGCAGGAATGTACGCACACATCAGGCAAATTTGTGTAATAGGATTGTGCTTTGAACATGAAAACCTTGTGCCCTTCCAACCCACCCATGCATCCCTTATCTTCACCTTCTCTGTTCTGTCACTACTCGCGGAGTTTAAACCCTGGCCTTCCTCCCTCAAAGAACCACCAGTGCTATTGTTGTATCTTTACGAG ATGCTCGTAGCAGCTTTTGTGACAAATTTATCGACTCGCATCGTCTGGATGCCCCTGATAAGTTCTCTCTGGTGTCTCACTCAGGAATCGAGTAAATTT CTGTACTGGGCCAACTCGAAGGCCGGCCTGGACAGTTACTCCCATCTAACCAATGTGGCTGGTTACCTGATAAAAGAAGACGCCGTCACTCACATGAGCGTCTGCATGTCGATCCTCTCATTCGTCTGGATGCTGGACGCCACAGAATCCCTCGATGTCATCCTCGACTGCTGGGCCAA AGTGGAGACAACTGTGTCGAGGATGTTTAGAAAACGTCTGAGGAACCGGAGGATCTGCTTCGAGGACCCTGAGGTCACCGATTTCTTCATTTATGATGCTGCATTACACTCCATATCATGA
- the LOC135166265 gene encoding uncharacterized protein LOC135166265 → MTKLLCTIWSLFLYLSGLSIYQPCLCNFRSDNDDEDEAVLVGSRLTSCIFVSGVYVITSNISLVPSSFKKPSASVLCLYEFFATSFILDFFGTCVWAPIDVVIRTRLPRAVCHTLNSLDYDDAAEWIVMNQLPMMAASFGLSVAVFLTSIHVTRALDLTMYYEYGTLDFAEYAGTRLWQRVLSELQKVSRERCPYNGPNESHRSSSKSSSRKKHRSKSRRRSP, encoded by the exons ATGACAAAGCTCCTCTGCACTATTTGGTCGCtctttttatatttatcaGGACTCTCGATTTATCAACCGTGTCTATGCAACTTTCGGAGTGACAATGATGATGAAGATGAGGCTGTCCTGGTCGGGTCACGACTCACCTCGTGTATATTTGTCTCCGGGGTTTACGTCATCACCAGCAACATCTCCCTCGTTCCTTCGAGCTTCAAAAAACCATCGGCTTCAGTGCTGTGTCTTTACGAG TTTTTCGCTACCTCATTCATTCTGGATTTCTTCGGGACCTGCGTCTGGGCCCCGATTGACGTGGTGATAAGGACGAGACTCCCTAGAGCCGTTTGCCAC ACGCTGAATAGTCTGGACTATGATGACGCCGCTGAATGGATTGTCATGAATCAGTTGCCGATGATGGCAGCGAGCTTTGGACTGAGTGTTGCAGTTTTTCTCACGTCTATTCATGTGACAAGGGCTTTGGATTTAACGATGTACTA CGAATATGGAACCCTCGACTTCGCCGAATACGCAGGCACTAGGCTCTGGCAAAGGGTTCTGTCCGAACTCCAGAAGGTCTCTAGAGAGCGATGTCCTTACAACGGTCCAAATGAGAGCCACAGGTCCTCCTCGAAGTCAAGCAGCCGAAAGAAACACCGCAGTAAAAGCCGTCGACGAAGTCCATAA
- the LOC135166264 gene encoding uncharacterized protein LOC135166264 isoform X2, translated as MECRCEVAVNLVNNFRYCKRKISRLRYPKSLYDSLEPVKMDAVRDCIECINFHWIAMVGAGMYAHIRQICVIGLCFEHENLVPFQPTHASLIFTFSVLSLLAEFKPWPSSLKEPPVLLLYLYEMLVAAFVTNLSTRIVWMPLISSLWCLTQESSKFLYWANSKAGLDSYSHLTNVAGYLIKEDAVTHMSVCMSILSFVWMLDATESLDVILDCWAK; from the exons atggaatgtcGGTGTGAAGTTGCAGTTAACCTCGTCAACAATTTTAGATATTgcaaacgaaaaatttcgagattaCGATACCCTAAATCCCTTTATGATTCACTGGAGCCAGTCAAAATGGATGCAGTGAGAGACTGCATAGAGTGCATTAATTTCCATTGGATAGCGATGGTCGGCGCAGGAATGTACGCACACATCAGGCAAATTTGTGTAATAGGATTGTGCTTTGAACATGAAAACCTTGTGCCCTTCCAACCCACCCATGCATCCCTTATCTTCACCTTCTCTGTTCTGTCACTACTCGCGGAGTTTAAACCCTGGCCTTCCTCCCTCAAAGAACCACCAGTGCTATTGTTGTATCTTTACGAG ATGCTCGTAGCAGCTTTTGTGACAAATTTATCGACTCGCATCGTCTGGATGCCCCTGATAAGTTCTCTCTGGTGTCTCACTCAGGAATCGAGTAAATTT CTGTACTGGGCCAACTCGAAGGCCGGCCTGGACAGTTACTCCCATCTAACCAATGTGGCTGGTTACCTGATAAAAGAAGACGCCGTCACTCACATGAGCGTCTGCATGTCGATCCTCTCATTCGTCTGGATGCTGGACGCCACAGAATCCCTCGATGTCATCCTCGACTGCTGGGCCAAGTA A